One Candidatus Nitronauta litoralis genomic window, TTTTCTTCGTTTTAGTGTTGCTGGCTTTCCTTATTGGTGCGTATTTGTACCGCGTCCTGCAGGGGCCTACAATTTTTGATCGCGTGTTGGGACTAAATGGTATTTCCACCAAGGCGATAATTTTGCTTATTGTCATTGGCGTTTATTTTGAACGGGAAGATATGTTTATTGATATTTCGACTGGATATGCTCTGCTAAATTTGGTTGGAGCACTTGCGGTGGCGAAATATCTGGAACAAAAGGGGCTCCCATAACATGGATACGCTTTCCGTAATATTCTTATCAGTGGGGTTGTTTTTTCTGGTTGTGGCTGCGATTGGCGTGATTCGATTGCCTGATGTTTTCAGTCGTGCCCATGCCGTATCACTGACAGACTCTTTGGGAGCCTTTTTGATGTTAGCTGGAATCGCCATGCACGAAGGATTGGATAAAAATACGTTAAAAATTCTAGTGGTGTTGGCCTTGCTCTATATTCAAAACCCGGTCATCGCACATGCCACGGTTCGCGCAGCCCTCCGGTCTGGTCTGAAACCCTGG contains:
- a CDS encoding pH regulation protein F, which produces MTAFLFFVLVLLAFLIGAYLYRVLQGPTIFDRVLGLNGISTKAIILLIVIGVYFEREDMFIDISTGYALLNLVGALAVAKYLEQKGLP
- a CDS encoding cation:proton antiporter, producing MDTLSVIFLSVGLFFLVVAAIGVIRLPDVFSRAHAVSLTDSLGAFLMLAGIAMHEGLDKNTLKILVVLALLYIQNPVIAHATVRAALRSGLKPWKKETP